Genomic window (Paenibacillus sp. 37):
CGTGCTCGCACATTTATGTCGGATAACTTCTACTCCGTGGATACACTCGATGAGATGAAAGAACTGATGGAAAATAAACGCGGGTTTACACTGGCTGGATGGTGCGGTTCAGAAGCTTGCGAAGATAAAGTAAGAGAAGTCACTGGTGCAACAAGCCGGAACATTCCGTTCCAGCCTGCGGAAGAAAAGCATACGTGCCTGGCTTGTGGTGAAAAGGCTGAACACACGGTTGTGTTTGCAAGAGCGTATTAAGTCAGGATAACCTGACTATATACATTGAACTAAACATTTACATGAGAACGTAGAGAACAGAAATAACCTGAAGAAGCAAAGCGTTCGCCTTTATCCCCGGATTTTCACCTTTGTAAAAGGGAATCAAAAAATCTGGGGATAACAGCGATCTGAAGGTTGTTCTGTTATCGGAGTGGTAAGTGTAAATATCTCTTTGTTCAATTTATATAATGACACGTACGGACTGTAAGAGTAATGAATGGAGAGCTTCTGTCGGATAAAATGAGTCGGTGCGAGTTCGGATCGGTGACATTTTTGAATGCAGGGGCTTTTCATGCTTTAAGGGGGTACAAGGAGGAACACGATGAGCGGATTCGAGGAGAAGAGAAAACGGTTTGAGTTGTTGATGAAACAGGCAGAGCTTCCGGCTGGTCTGTTAGAGCCCTATTTTTTGGATGGATGGATTGAACAAGTAGAGACCAATCGAAGTAATCGGGAATGGAATATTCTGATTGCAAAGGATACGTTGGTACCCGCTCCAATCTATCGCACATTTTGCCTGCATATTCAAGAGAAGATGAATCATATCGCCAAAATTTCATTTGGCTTCAAATACACGGACCAAGTACAAAATGGTGATATCGTCACTGAATATTGGAATCTGTTTCTGGAGTGGGTTACCCGTGAGATTCCATCTGTAAATGGTTGGATGAACCGGACAACCTTTGAATGTGAAGAGGATCTTCTACAACTGACAATGAGTGATGCTACGTCGATGGAATTGGCTCGTAAGAAACAGATTGATCAGGCTATTACGAAATTCTATGACAAGTACTTTCATCTACCTCTTCGCATCAAGATGCAAGTGGGCGAAGTGGGAAGTAATAAAGAGGCCATGGAACAGTTCCAGGCCCAAAAACGTGTAGAGGAACTTGAGGTCATCGAGAAGATGATGAGTGAAGTGGACACAGAAATCCCGGTGGATGAGGAGCAGGGTGATCTGCGTTTGCAAATGGGTTATGACATCAAGGAGCCAGCAGTACCCATGCAGGAAATCCAGGATGAAGAGAAAAAGGTCACGCTTCAAGGTTCAGTGTTTGGACTGGATCGTAAAGAATTGCGAAACGGTAATACGTTGTTTACCTTCTACCTGACCGACTTCACGGATTCCATGCAAATGAAGATGTTTGCCAAAACAAAAGAGGATGTTAAAATTCTCAGTTTGTTGGCTAACGGTAAATGGGTGAAAGTGCGTGGTCGTGTAGAATATGACCGGTTTATGCAAATTCCTGAACTCGCCATGATTCCTTCGGATTTGATTGAAGTTAAAGCACCGCCGTCTCGCAAAGACAATGCACCAGAGAAACGGGTGGAGTTCCATTTGCACTCTACAATGAGTACGATGGATGCTGTAACTTCAATTGACAAATACGTGAAAATGGCAGCAGAGTGGGGACATAAGGCGATTGCTGTCACTGATCATGGTGGGGTGCAGGTATATCCCGAGGCTTCCAAGGCTGCTAAGAAAAACGGGATTAAGATGATCTACGGCCTTGAGGCCAATGTCGTGAATGACTCTGTTGCCGTTGTAATGGCTCCTCAGCCATTGGATCTCCAAACAGCAACATACATCGTATTTGATATCGAGACCACAGGTTTGTCGGTAACACAGAACAAAATCATTGAGATTGCAGCCGTGAAGATGCAAGATGGTAAAGAAATCGACCGGTTTGCAACGTTTGTGAATCCGCATGAACGCATTCCCTACAACATTCAGCAGTTGACCAATATTAATGATGACATGGTAAAAGACGCACCTGAGCTGGAGCCTGTTATCCGTGATTTTGTGCAGTTTGCTGGTGATGGTGTGCTTGTTGCGCATAATGCACGCTTTGACATGGGCTTTATCCAGGCTTCTCTGAAGCAAATTGGATTGCCAGAGCTTCCTAACCCGGTCCTTGACACATTGGAACTGGCGAGATTGTTATTTCCAAAAAACAAGAACCACCGTCTGAATACGATGGCTGATAAATATAAGGTTGGACTCGAAAGTCATCACCGTGCCATTGATGATACGGTTGCACTCGCGGGTATACTGATCGGATTATTAAATGATGCTGCTCAGATGAAAGGATTAACGAGACTTGATCGCTTGAACGATTATGTAGGTGTCGACTTGTCGAATACAAGACCTTTCCATTGTGGCATCTATGCATTGAATGATGTCGGTAAGAAAAATCTATATAAGCTGGTATCTCTCTCTCATACGGAACATTTCAAGCGGGTACCGTGCATTCCCAAATCAAAACTGATAAATTTGCGTGAAGGTCTTGTTATTATATCGGGCTGTGAAAAAGGGGAGTTTTTCGAAGCGGTGCTTAACAAATCACTCGAAGAAGCGGAAGAGATCGCTGAGTTCTATGACATACTGGAGATTCAACCACTTACGATGTATATGCATTTGGTGGATAAAGGGTTGGTAGCTACACCCGAAGAAATCAAAACAGCGATCCGTAAAGTCATCGATATAGGTGCGAAACTTAATAAACCGGTCATAGCTACAGGTAACGTGCACTATTTGGAACCACGTGACAAGTTATATCGGGATATCACCATTCACGGTATTACAGGATTTAGTCCACTGAAAGATCAGCGTAAACCGGATGCACATTTTAGAACGACAGAGGAAATGCTGGAAGAGTTCCAGTTCCTGGGTCAAGAGAAAGCATACGAAGTCGTTGTTACAAATACGGTGGAGTTGTCTGACCGATTTGAGGAAATTAAGTTATTCCCGGACAAACTGTTTACTCCGATTCTGGAAGGTGCGGACGAAGAAATCCGTAATACCTGCTATAACACTGCCAAGTCCATCTATGGCGAGGAATTACCAGAAGTAATCGTGGCACGACTAGAGAAAGAGCTCATTCCAATTATTAAATACGGTTTTTCTGCCAACTATCTGATTTCGGAGCGCTTGGTTAAAAAATCGAATCAGGATGGTTATCTCGTAGGTTCGCGGGGATCGGTAGGCTCCTCTGTTGTTGCTACATTCCTGGGTATATCCGAGGTTAATCCACTACCTGCTCATTATATTTGCGTAAATTCAGAATGCAAACACAGCGAGTGGTTCCTGGACGGCAGCGTTCGGAGTGGATTTGACCTTCCAGAGAAAGAGTGTCCGGATTGTGGTGGCACACTTAAAGGAGAAGGCCAGGATATTCCGTTTGAGACCTTCCTTGGGTTTAAAGGAGATAAAGTTCCCGATATTGACTTGAACTTCTCTGGAGATTATCAGCCTCACGCACATAACTACACGAAAGTGCTATTTAGTGAGAAAAGTGTTTTCCGTGCGGGGACCATTGGTACGGTGGCTGAGAAAACAGCATTTGGTTTTGCCAAGAAGTATGAGGAACAGCATCAGAAGAAATGGCGTGGAGCTGAATTGAATCGTTTGGCCTCTGGCTGTACTGGGGTGAAACGGAGTACTGGACAGCATCCTGGCGGTATTGTCGTGGTACCTGATTATATCGAAGTCGAAGACGTTACACCTGTTCAGTTTCCGGCTGACGACGTTAATGCGGAGTGGAAAACGACACACTTTGATTATCATGCTTTTGAAGAGAACTTGCTGAAACTTGATATTCTGGGGCACGATGACCCAACGATGATGCGGATGTTGCAGGATTTGACAGGTGTCGATCCAACAACCATTCCGATGAATGATCCGAAAGTCATGAGCATGTTTAACTCAACCGAAGCTCTGGGTGTTACACCGGAACAGATTAGGTCGCCAGTCGCGACGTTTGGCGTGCCAGAGATGGGGACGAAGTTTGTACGTCAGATGCTTGTTGAATCCCAGCCGACGTCTTTTGCCGATTTACTTCAGATTTCCGGATTGTCCCATGGTACAGGGGTATGGCTTGGAAATGCTCAGGATCTGATTAAGAACGGAACGTGTAACATTAAGACGGTAATTGGTTGTCGGGATGACATTATGTTATTCCTGATTTATAAAACGGGAATGGACGCAAGTCTGGCATTTAAGATTACCGAGAGTGTTCGTAAGGGACGGGGTCTACCACAGGAATGGATTGACGAGATGAAAAATTGTAAAGTGCCTCAATGGTACATTGATTCTTGTCTCAAAATCCAGTACATGTTCCCGAAGGCTCACGCGGCCGCTTATGTTATTTCGGCAGTACGTACGGCATTCTTCAAGCTGTATCATCCGATTGAATATTACGCAACTTACTTTACCGTTCGGGCGGATGAGATTGATATCGAACTCATGTGTCAGGGATACGACGCGATCTATCGCAAAATTACGGAAATTGAGCAATTAGGTTTCCAGGCACCTCCAAAAGAGAAAAACATGTTACCTGTCCTGGAAATGGGTCTGGAAATGGCAGCGCGCGGATTCTCGCTGAAATCCATTGACTTATACCGTTCGGAAGCGACAAAGTTCATCGTTGACGGAAAAACACTAATCCCTCCATTTTCGGCGTTGGCAGGAATCGGGGATAATGCTGCTCGCAATATTGCTGCAGCACGTGATCATGGTGAGTTTCTATCGGTTGAGGACTTCCAGCAGAAGTCGAAAGCAAGTAAGACCATTGTTGAACTCCTGTCGAATATGGGATGTTTCCGTGGCTTGCCAGAGAGCAATCAGCTTTCCCTTTTCTAGGATTGAATTTGGATCTAACCTTAGCGATTGTTGGGGGAACGTAATTTTTCCTTCATTAGTAAGTAAACTGCCTGAAGCATCGCTTACTTGTCACTATTACCAGACTATGTTATAATTTTTGAAGTGAACGAGATAGTACGAATTTCTAAAGAGTGGGGAAACCCACTCTTTAGTCTTTGGTATACAAGAATCTTGGGTATTGAATAATCTGCCAGTGCTTTTTTGCTGGTGTAACCTAAGTTGGAGGTTATTGGTTTTGAGCACAACGAACATTAAATCTACCGTGGAAGAAATGATCCAACCCTACTTGAACGAACAAGGCTTCGAGCTGGTTGACATCGAATACGTCAAAGAAGGCAGCAACTGGTTTTTACGGGTGTATGTCGACAAAGAGGGTGGCATCGACATCGACGATTGTGTCTTGATCAGCGAAAAGCTGAGCGCCAAGCTGGATGAGAACGATCCGATTCCAACCATCTATTTCCTTGAAGTGTCTTCTCCCGGTGCGGAGCGTCCACTGAAAAAACCTGAGGACGTTACCAAATCTGTAGGCAAAAATGTTTTTGTTACAACCTACGAGCCGGTGAACGGATTGAAGGAATTTGAAGGCAAGCTGCTTTCCTTTGATGACGGGGAACTCGTGATCGAAGCAGGCAAAAAACAGCATGCCATTTCTTATGATAAGGTTGCCAGTGCGCGCCTAGCTATTTTGTTTTAAGTGCCTTGTTCACTTTATTAATGAAAAAGACACATCTCACGATAACGGCAAGGTGCTCATGAGTTCAGAGCCTTTCGCCGTTTTACGTATGAGATGCCATGTTTGAAAGGGGGATCAACATTCATGAGTATGGATTTTATTGAAGCAATGAATGAATTGGAACGGGAAAAAGGGATCAGCAAGGATGTGCTGTTTGAAGCGATCGAGGCTGCACTAATTTCCAGCTACAAGCGGAATTTCAACACGGCCCAGAATGTGCGTGTTGACATGAACCGTAATACGGGAGTTATTCGGGTGTATGCCCGTAAATTGATCGTGGAAGAAGTCCTGGATTCACGTACCGAAATTTCATTGCCTGCTGCACGAGAAATCAACCCACACTTCCAGCTGGAAGATATTGCGGAGATTGAAGTAACGCCGCGTGATTTCGGACGTATCGCGGCACAAACTGCCAAACAGGTAGTGACCCAGCGGATTCGTGAAGCCGAACGCGGCCTGATCTACAACGCTTTCGTAGATAAGGAAGAAGATATCGTTACGGGAGTGGTGCAGCGTCAGGATTTGCGCAATATCTACATCGATCTGGGCAAAATCGAAGCGGCTTTACCGCTGACCGAATTGATGCCGAACGAGAAGTTTGTTCATGGTGACCGTATTAAGGCGTATATCACCAAGGTCGAGAATACGACAAAAGGGCCGCAAATCATTTTGTCCCGTACCCATCCGGGCCTCTTGAAACGTCTCTTTGAACTGGAAGTGCCTGAGATCTTTGACGGTGTAGTTGAAATTCGCTCCGTCGCTCGCGAAGCAGGGTTCCGCTCCAAGATTGCCGTTCATTCCCGCAACGAGGAAGTTGATCCAGTTGGATCTTGTGTAGGTCCTAAGGGAATGCGCGTGCAGACCATTGTGGGTGAGCTGCGCGGTGAAAAAATCGACATCGTTCGTTTTTCCGATCAGGTAGACGAATATGTTGCTAATGCACTGAGTCCTTCCAAAGTATTGGAAGTTCATGTATTTGAGGAAGAAAAGATGGCTCGGGTTATCGTTCCGGACTATCAACTGTCGCTCGCAATTGGTATCAAAGGCCAAAATGCCAGATTAGCAGCCAAATTAACCGGTTGGAAAATCGACATTAAGAGCGAGAGCCAGGCGGAACAGGAATTCGGCAGAGAAAAAGATTCTTCTTCTGAAATGCATCAGGATTCCGTCTCCGTCGACTAAAGTAAAGTACGGGGGGCGCTGACGTATGAAACCAAAAAAAGTGCCGCTGCGCAAATGTGTGGCATGCCAAGAAATGATGCCCAAAAAGCAGCTGATTCGCATTGTTAAAACGCCAGAGGATGAAGTGCTGATCGATTTGACTGGCAAAAAATCCGGACGTGGTGCCTATTTATGCGGCAAAGAGTCCTGTTTTAAGCTCGCACTCAAAAACCGGGCTTTGGATCGGGCGTTAAAAGGCAAAGTCTCACCTGAAATTTACGAGCAATTAGCAGCTGACTTCATTGCGGTTGAGGATGAATTCAAAGCAGCACAGGAGCGTGAACATGACTAATATTAAAACGCTGTCTTATTTGGGACTCTCTATGCGTGCAGGTAAACTTGTAACAGGTGAAGAAATTGTACTTAAAGCGATCCGTTCTTCCGAAGCTAAAATGGTTATTGTTGCGGGTGACGCCTCAGCCAATACACAAAAGAAATTTCGCGATAAATGCGGAACTTATAAGGTTCCTCTGTTGATCGGATTTGACCGGGATAGCCTGGGATCAAGTATCGGTAAAGACACGCGTGTTGTTCTTGCAGTAACGGATCGAGGGTTTGCAAAAATGATCTCCAAGCAAGTCGGTATAATGTCGGAGGTGGAGTATATTGAGTAAACAGGAAAACAAGGATAAATTGCGAGTTTATGAATATGCGAAGTCCCTTAATATGAGTAGTAAAGAAATTATAACCATTCTTAAAAAGCTGGAAATTCCCGTAAACAATCATATGAGTGTCATGGAGAATGGTTCAGTCGGTAAGGTGGAACAATTTTTTAAAGATATAAAATCCACTGCTGCTTCGAAACAAGGCAACGATGCAAAACCAGTTGCTACTTCGGCAGTGCGCAGTGACAAACTAGTGGACAGCAACCAGCCGGCCGGCGGAGTGAACACGCCGAAGAGTAGTAACCCATCCGGTAGTCCCGTACAAACAAAAATACAACAGGAAAAGCAGGTAGGTATGAACAATAGACCAAATTCCAACAATAACAATGGCACCCAAAGACCCAGCGGCCAAGACAGCCGCAACAGAACGAACTCTTCCCAAGGCTCAAGCCAAGGAGGACAATCAACTAACCGTCCAAGACCAGCTCAAGGTGGACAAAGCAGTACTGCATCCCGTCCGCAAGGAACGGGTCAACGTCCGAATAACAGCGGTGGCGGTCAAGTAAGAACTTCAGGCCCTAACAGCGGTGGTAATACAGGTACTGCTGGCAACCGTAGCGGTGGCCAAGGTCAGAGCCAAGGACAAGGCCAACGTAGAAGCGGCCCAGGTGGTACTACTGGCAACAACAATAGTGGTAACCGTTCGAACAGCGGTGGCGGTGGACGTCGTTATGATGACAACCGTGGAGGCAACTTCCGTGGTAACCGTGGTGGCAAGAATAACCGCAACAGAAATCAACAACAGTACCAACAACGTGAGAAAATTGATAACACACCTAAGAAAATCATCGTTCGTGGTGATATGACCGTTGGTGAAACAGCGAAGTTGCTCCATAAGGATGCTTCCGAAGTTATCAAAAAGCTCATCGCTATGGGCGTTATGGCAACAATCAACCAAGAGCTTGATATCGAAACGATCCTTCTGCTTTCAGGTGAATTCGGTGTTGAGGTTGAAGTGAAGATTGTGCTTGAAGATGACCGTTTCGAAACACTGGAAGAGAATGATGATGCTGCTGACTTGCAGGCTCGTCCACCAGTAGTTACGATCATGGGTCACGTTGACCATGGTAAAACTACTTTGCTGGATGCTATTCGTTCCACGAATGTATCCGATGGCGAAGCAGGCGGAATCACGCAACATATCGGTGCATATCAAGTTGAAATTAACAACAAAAAGATCACGTTCCTGGATACTCCGGGTCACGAAGCGTTTACAGCAATGCGTGCACGTGGCGCACAAGTTACGGATATGACGATTATTGTCGTAGCTGCGGATGACGGTGTTATGCCACAGACCATTGAGGCGATTAACCATGCCAAAGCTGCCGGGCTACCAATCATCGTGGCTGTCAACAAAATTGACAAGCCGGGCGCTGATCCAGACAAAGTGAAACAAGAATTAACCAGCTATGAACTCGTTCCTGAAGAGTGGGGCGGAGATACCATCTTTGTTAACGTGTCAGCGAAACAAAGAATGGGTCTGGAAGGTCTGCTTGAAATGATTCTGCTGGTTGCAGAAGTGAACGAATACAAAGCGAACCCGGACAAACGTGCCCGTGGTACAGTGATTGAAGCCGAACTGGATAAAGGACGTGGCCCAGTTGCACGTATTCTCGTACAGCACGGTACATTGAAAGTCGGCGATGCTTTCGTTGCAGGTAACTGCTTCGGTCGTGTTCGTGCGATGGTCAATGACAAAGGTCGCAAATTGAAAGAAGCTGGACCTTCAACACCTGTAGAAATCACAGGTCTGACTGAAGTTCCAGGTGCGGGAGATCCATTCATGGTGTTTGAAGATGAGCGCAAAGCGCGTTCCATCGCTGACAAACGTTCGATCACGCAACGTGAATCCGATCTGGGTACGCATACTCGTGTGACATTGGATGATCTGTTCCAGCACATCAAAGATGGCGAGATCAAAGATCTGAACGTAATCATCAAAGGTGATGTACAAGGTTCGGTTGAA
Coding sequences:
- a CDS encoding PolC-type DNA polymerase III: MSGFEEKRKRFELLMKQAELPAGLLEPYFLDGWIEQVETNRSNREWNILIAKDTLVPAPIYRTFCLHIQEKMNHIAKISFGFKYTDQVQNGDIVTEYWNLFLEWVTREIPSVNGWMNRTTFECEEDLLQLTMSDATSMELARKKQIDQAITKFYDKYFHLPLRIKMQVGEVGSNKEAMEQFQAQKRVEELEVIEKMMSEVDTEIPVDEEQGDLRLQMGYDIKEPAVPMQEIQDEEKKVTLQGSVFGLDRKELRNGNTLFTFYLTDFTDSMQMKMFAKTKEDVKILSLLANGKWVKVRGRVEYDRFMQIPELAMIPSDLIEVKAPPSRKDNAPEKRVEFHLHSTMSTMDAVTSIDKYVKMAAEWGHKAIAVTDHGGVQVYPEASKAAKKNGIKMIYGLEANVVNDSVAVVMAPQPLDLQTATYIVFDIETTGLSVTQNKIIEIAAVKMQDGKEIDRFATFVNPHERIPYNIQQLTNINDDMVKDAPELEPVIRDFVQFAGDGVLVAHNARFDMGFIQASLKQIGLPELPNPVLDTLELARLLFPKNKNHRLNTMADKYKVGLESHHRAIDDTVALAGILIGLLNDAAQMKGLTRLDRLNDYVGVDLSNTRPFHCGIYALNDVGKKNLYKLVSLSHTEHFKRVPCIPKSKLINLREGLVIISGCEKGEFFEAVLNKSLEEAEEIAEFYDILEIQPLTMYMHLVDKGLVATPEEIKTAIRKVIDIGAKLNKPVIATGNVHYLEPRDKLYRDITIHGITGFSPLKDQRKPDAHFRTTEEMLEEFQFLGQEKAYEVVVTNTVELSDRFEEIKLFPDKLFTPILEGADEEIRNTCYNTAKSIYGEELPEVIVARLEKELIPIIKYGFSANYLISERLVKKSNQDGYLVGSRGSVGSSVVATFLGISEVNPLPAHYICVNSECKHSEWFLDGSVRSGFDLPEKECPDCGGTLKGEGQDIPFETFLGFKGDKVPDIDLNFSGDYQPHAHNYTKVLFSEKSVFRAGTIGTVAEKTAFGFAKKYEEQHQKKWRGAELNRLASGCTGVKRSTGQHPGGIVVVPDYIEVEDVTPVQFPADDVNAEWKTTHFDYHAFEENLLKLDILGHDDPTMMRMLQDLTGVDPTTIPMNDPKVMSMFNSTEALGVTPEQIRSPVATFGVPEMGTKFVRQMLVESQPTSFADLLQISGLSHGTGVWLGNAQDLIKNGTCNIKTVIGCRDDIMLFLIYKTGMDASLAFKITESVRKGRGLPQEWIDEMKNCKVPQWYIDSCLKIQYMFPKAHAAAYVISAVRTAFFKLYHPIEYYATYFTVRADEIDIELMCQGYDAIYRKITEIEQLGFQAPPKEKNMLPVLEMGLEMAARGFSLKSIDLYRSEATKFIVDGKTLIPPFSALAGIGDNAARNIAAARDHGEFLSVEDFQQKSKASKTIVELLSNMGCFRGLPESNQLSLF
- the rimP gene encoding ribosome maturation factor RimP; amino-acid sequence: MSTTNIKSTVEEMIQPYLNEQGFELVDIEYVKEGSNWFLRVYVDKEGGIDIDDCVLISEKLSAKLDENDPIPTIYFLEVSSPGAERPLKKPEDVTKSVGKNVFVTTYEPVNGLKEFEGKLLSFDDGELVIEAGKKQHAISYDKVASARLAILF
- the nusA gene encoding transcription termination factor NusA — its product is MSMDFIEAMNELEREKGISKDVLFEAIEAALISSYKRNFNTAQNVRVDMNRNTGVIRVYARKLIVEEVLDSRTEISLPAAREINPHFQLEDIAEIEVTPRDFGRIAAQTAKQVVTQRIREAERGLIYNAFVDKEEDIVTGVVQRQDLRNIYIDLGKIEAALPLTELMPNEKFVHGDRIKAYITKVENTTKGPQIILSRTHPGLLKRLFELEVPEIFDGVVEIRSVAREAGFRSKIAVHSRNEEVDPVGSCVGPKGMRVQTIVGELRGEKIDIVRFSDQVDEYVANALSPSKVLEVHVFEEEKMARVIVPDYQLSLAIGIKGQNARLAAKLTGWKIDIKSESQAEQEFGREKDSSSEMHQDSVSVD
- the rnpM gene encoding RNase P modulator RnpM yields the protein MKPKKVPLRKCVACQEMMPKKQLIRIVKTPEDEVLIDLTGKKSGRGAYLCGKESCFKLALKNRALDRALKGKVSPEIYEQLAADFIAVEDEFKAAQEREHD
- a CDS encoding L7Ae/L30e/S12e/Gadd45 family ribosomal protein — encoded protein: MTNIKTLSYLGLSMRAGKLVTGEEIVLKAIRSSEAKMVIVAGDASANTQKKFRDKCGTYKVPLLIGFDRDSLGSSIGKDTRVVLAVTDRGFAKMISKQVGIMSEVEYIE
- the infB gene encoding translation initiation factor IF-2, whose protein sequence is MSKQENKDKLRVYEYAKSLNMSSKEIITILKKLEIPVNNHMSVMENGSVGKVEQFFKDIKSTAASKQGNDAKPVATSAVRSDKLVDSNQPAGGVNTPKSSNPSGSPVQTKIQQEKQVGMNNRPNSNNNNGTQRPSGQDSRNRTNSSQGSSQGGQSTNRPRPAQGGQSSTASRPQGTGQRPNNSGGGQVRTSGPNSGGNTGTAGNRSGGQGQSQGQGQRRSGPGGTTGNNNSGNRSNSGGGGRRYDDNRGGNFRGNRGGKNNRNRNQQQYQQREKIDNTPKKIIVRGDMTVGETAKLLHKDASEVIKKLIAMGVMATINQELDIETILLLSGEFGVEVEVKIVLEDDRFETLEENDDAADLQARPPVVTIMGHVDHGKTTLLDAIRSTNVSDGEAGGITQHIGAYQVEINNKKITFLDTPGHEAFTAMRARGAQVTDMTIIVVAADDGVMPQTIEAINHAKAAGLPIIVAVNKIDKPGADPDKVKQELTSYELVPEEWGGDTIFVNVSAKQRMGLEGLLEMILLVAEVNEYKANPDKRARGTVIEAELDKGRGPVARILVQHGTLKVGDAFVAGNCFGRVRAMVNDKGRKLKEAGPSTPVEITGLTEVPGAGDPFMVFEDERKARSIADKRSITQRESDLGTHTRVTLDDLFQHIKDGEIKDLNVIIKGDVQGSVEALKGSLAKIEVEGVRVKIIHSGAGAITESDIILAAASNAIVIGFNVRPDNQAKSTADQEQVDIRLHRVIYSVIEEIEQAMKGMLDPIYKEKVIGHAEVRSTFSISKVGTIAGCMVTSGKITRSAEARLIRDGIVLYEGKLDSLKRYKDDAKEVAQGYECGITLDKYNDLKEGDVIEAFIMETVQR